The DNA region CGGATTTAAGGTGTTTCTTTACAAGTTTAAATCAGAGTGTAATTAAACATACCCGGGGAAACCTACGTCTAGAAATGTGTGCTAGGCTATAAATGTCTTCAGGACAGCTGTTCTTTTACGGTCCTGATGGAAGGATCATGTCGAAGCATTCAAGCTGAAACGTAGGCTGACAAAGCTCAACACAAACTCTACCCCGGGacaccacacacattcattcaacaCACAATCTTCTAGTGATTCTGCAGATGATTGGAAAACAAAGCTCCCTCAAAGCCCCACGGTGTACATACTTCAACACACAGCATTGGTTTCTGTTCtggatttttacatttacatttatattttgggACTTGCCCTTTTGGTTTCATTCTTGTTACAACACCATGTAAAGTCCCAGTCAGTGTCTTTAACAAAGGAAAACGTCAAATACATTTGTCCTGTTGATTTACTAATTGAGAAGAATGAATTTTCtgtactgtgaggagtgtggtgtgttctccctgtgtccgcgtgggtttcctccgggtgactgtctgtgaggagtgtggtgtgttctccctgtgtccgcgtgggtttcctcctggtgacggtctgtgaggagtgtggtgtgttctctctgtgtctgcgtgggtttcctcctggtgctcctgtctcctcccacgctccactgtgagagtgaatgtgtgtgtgtgtgtgtgtgtcgccctgtgaaggacaggtgccccttccagggtctgttccaatgattccaggtagactccggacccaccgcgacactgaactggataagggttacatctTTTGGTTAATATCTATTGGAGTTGTAAGACATTTTGCAGAGTAACATAACCAGGCATTAACTTTATTAACAATAACTTGTAAACTTTATTAAAGCAAGCTTAAATAGCGTCTGATATTCAAAAGTACTACAGACAACACATTGAACTTGATTAATTCTGCCCAATATTTCACTCTGAAAGTATGTATGTACATTTCTGtgggtttgtgtgcatgtgatCTCAGTCAGGTGACACCCCTCATGTGAACTCCTCCATCCATTCACTCCACAGACCAGGTCAAACTGGTTTGTCTGCTCAGCCCGGCTTACTAAAGTTCAGCTGTTATTCTGTGTACAGTTGTAAATTAATGAAGGAATGTGTTCAAATGCCTCTGTCAACATTCAGCAATGTTCACCAAGTCCCAGCACAATCACgaagaaaatacaaataaaacttttaacttgtgtttattgatagtcagaaaacatgttatttcttactaattgaaggaataaggtttaaaagaccgttggaaactctaataggcgtcttgcctgtgacgtagatggtggacaacaactctagaagctgcacttaatttaatgcacaatgacgaaaaggtgtgttgtttttggctgcaatcattcaatgtacagtgggacatctgtgaacaaacggcccaaagatcccaaaatatccagaaaatggactaaatttgtccactttaaacgggcactttggaaatgacaatccgctcactccgttatctgtagctcatttcactggcgcttttccaacaatatgggcatgtaaggacaccaacgaaaggtgttcaagagcctctgtaacatggaggtaaacagggttaggacactcacttcgcctgttttagttggtgttagttaacgttagcttgactcgctaaactcggtggctcagattatactcggctacgtagctgcattacggaggtttatagcgtcggatgaattcgagttggacttcgatcacatttacaagaataacggtacctctacatttgagtttagcttattgctaggctattgtcatgaataatgttggttatttagctagatactgtcataacagtcagtcataacggtgttttaccgcggcgttgttcagctgttgtccaccagtgacgtcacggtcgcgttcaagaatttccgtagagagctcgggtttttccgtcaatttaataaaattgtcagttttaaagcaaattaagctgctattttcattttaattcatacttatatctgtcagtaactacaataatgtgattCCAAATAATgtgaggtccattaagtggtgcttaacCCTTCAAAACTGTTACAGACCACGTGTGGATTTAAAAGCTCCTCCTGGTGTGGGTTCTTAGTGAAAGAAACTTCAAAATACACCCTATGTCCTGAATAAATATACTTTAAACAAGAGATGTTCAGCTGGTAAAGCAGatagaaatgtatatttttacaaCATATCTGAACCTATCTGAAGATACGAGCCGAGTGAGGAGAATGAGTCACAGAACGAATTAAACTCGCCAGTCAAGGTATTACTgcactaatatttttttcctgttgtaataataatgcattgttttacatatttttaatgttaagaTTATTAATCAAGCTGCTGAAACAACATACAGAATTCTACATTATTTTCTTGTGGGTTTCTGCCAGTACATTTATATCAGAACATACCTGTCTGCCCCATGCAGCCTTCGCTGTAGCTGTCACCCCTCACCTGTCCATTTGACACTGCATTTATCCTGCGTTCAACAGAGGAGAATAAAAACAGTCCAACTGAGCCATGCTCTCTTATCTGACTGATAAACCGTAAGATAACATTTACCACACTGCTACACGCTAAAGTGTTATACTGCCTTTTCCAGTTAAAAGCAGAAGTATCTGGGGCAAACTACAACGCTCTTAAAGTTTAACGCATGCATTGGCTGTTAGTTTTAAACCCTGCCTTAACAAGGTCAGAGCATAGTGATGTGCCATTGACTCAAAATCTACAGGAAACTTACATGAGAAATGCTATTGTGGCTATGACACCGCAGGTGTGGTAAGCATGGTGAAACTGGTCCTCTCTGGGGTACATTATTGCAGCATCAATGATGATCCACCATCCtgtaaaaaactaaaaaaaaagcaaaggaaCACTGGGTTAAAATCAGGCAAAAACGACTGGAGTGGATATTGTACGTTATTCATTACATGAACATTAATAACTTTCATGGACAGGAACGTGCCACTGAACACAGCAGTTACAGAGTGCTCTATTTCATAAAGAAGCACAACTGCATATGCTGGATATTTCTGTTTCACTTTTCTACAATGAGTGCTTTTGTACACGATACATCTGTTATATCTAGGATCTCGACAGACCACtccatctcacactcacccagtcactcactcacatttgagtcgccaaccaataccaacgtgtgtttttggagagtggtaggagacagtcacccggaggaaacccacgcagacacagggagaacacaccacactcctcacagacagtcacccggaggaaacccacgcagacacagggagaacacattacactcctcacagacagtcacccggaggaaacccacacagacacagagagaacacaccacactcctcaccgacagtcacccggaggaaacccacgcagacacagggagaacacaccacactcctcacagacagtcacccggaggaaacccacgcagacacagggagaacacaccacactcctcacagacagtcacccggaggaaacccacgcagacacagggagaacacaccacactcctcacagacagtcacccggaggaaacccacgcagacacagggagaacacaccacactcctcacagacagtcacccggaggaaacccacgcagacacagggagaacacaccacactcctcacagacagtcacccggagtgggactcgaacccacaacctccaggaccctggagctgtgtaactgcgacacttcctgctgctccaccgcGACGCCCaatcaatattaaataatgtttaaaataaatcaacatttacTCTAAGGCTAATCAAAGCCACTTCATCAGGCCTCATGAAATAAGATTTAAGTTCACCGTACCAAGACGCCAGCGGCTATGGAGGCGATCGTGTTCCTCTTCTCTCCCCAGTCAACATTACACTCACAGTCACCGCATCTGATCCCATCCAGTAACCCCGACATTTTCCTGGAACAGAAAGAACAGTCCGATatttttctaaatgtaaacaatatcAGATATACCTCCAACAACatacctccttgtttctccactcactgcccattttatcagctccactgaccatacccGTCATCCACCTGCTGCTCTGAATATTTCTTCAGCCCTGTTTCACCTTGTCCTTGAATGGTCAGGAGCCAcaaaagaccaccacagagcaggtacgatttgggtggtggatcattctcagtgctgctgtgagACTTACGtattggtggtgtgttaatgtgtctagtggatcagacacagcagtgctgctaaagCATTTAACGTTCTAttagacactcctccctcgttggtccaccttgtagatgtaaagtcagagacagtagctcatctgtcgccgcacagtgtgtgtcgaccgccctctagtccttcatcagtgacacaggacgctggaTATTTCTCAGACTAGTGGTgaaactgaggggtttaaaatctgcagcagcactgctgtgtctgatccacttgcacatgctctgtgggggttctgaccactgaagaaccaGGGTGACAGGGGCCTAACACtttatgcagagcagcagatggatgacagtctgtaattgtagaaacaGAAATTGGAGCTGATAAATAGGACAATGACAGTCGCAACATGGAGGTCATTTCATTTTTACGGCTCGGTGTATATCAATACAACAAAAagtaaatttttaaataaagtattaaCAGTCTCTGAAATATCTAGAACTTGGTTCCTCGGTTGTTAAAGTGAGCTCAGCCTTAGAACCCAAAACAAGACAGAACAGAGGAGAGTAAAAGATTCCAGGAAGGAGCAGAACAATGGGTTCATTTTCTTCTAGAATCCAGACACCACAACTATGACTCTCCtcacacaacacagacactgggGTGAAGATATTTATACTGTTCAGTGTACAGAAACCGAAATTAACTGTGGATATAGGTCAGTTATTAGTATACGTTTATATTATTACAACCTTACAAACGTCTTTgaagaaaacagtaaaataaacattaaaaaagctTTGTTGAAATTAAGAAAAGAGTACAACTTAAACCCCAAAGGTAAAAACAACACCACACCGTACATTACACAACACTGTGGTAAACACAGTTGTCACTCCCTAAACAGATATATCCTGTAGACGCGGCTAAGGTTGGTTTCATATTCGgatttcccgttccaccttaaatggcacagTACTTACACTGTGGCAGCGGATGCGCCTTAGAGTAACTAcagcgccatttaaggtggaccgagAGGTTCGAATAAGACGATGAAGATTAAGATCCCAACTTCAGCCTCGTCGTGCTCTATAAAGATGATAAGAACATAAACACTGAGGTAACCCCGGATACTCGATTCTCGGAGATGAATAACCCTCAGATACTTTACTTTTAAACGGTAATTCTCTGTGTTTTACTCACCCTACGGTATTTTTCGCGTCCGCAAACAAAGCTCGACAATGGTTCGACACCGCGCATGCGCACTTTGCCATATCACAGACTGCAGCTAGGACTACATTTCCCAGGCTGCCTCAGTCTTTACGGacttcaatattttattcagtgcGCACACAACTAAAGCGATTATAGAGAAGTGTAGGGTCACCGTGCTTGGTGCTAAGCGCCTGACAGAAAGATATAAAGACCCCAAACACTGGGCTGTGCAGCAGaggaagtgtgttctctggagtgatgtagCCCTACAATAGCTTTGGAATGAGTTTTGATACAGGACTAATCACCCAGCACCAGTACAAGGGGCGGTTTGCAGAGGCCTGAATCGTTATCAGGATTGGGATAAGGGCTCATGATCTCTTGTCTCATGGCACTTAGATAGCTTCCCTGAAGGCATGGAAACACAGAAagttacaataaataaataaaacattttcacgACTTTATGTAGTTAATATATCTGCACAAGCAATTATTCATAAGCATAGCCTTTGCCCTTTGTTGGGGAATGAGTAATAGTTAAGCACAGGTTTTTTTTAGCCCTCCTTCAAAAGCTATATACTGTGGTGCAGAGTCTGGAGCAGCAACGACAGAAGCTGTATTGTTAATGTAAAAGTATTGCTCCTTTAACGTTTTCCACAGCAAATATACCTAGTAAGTGGTATTTGTTATGGCAAGTCTGGAATATTTATCCACCACCCCCTCTTGATTTAAGGATagtactgtaaaagtgaattacactctgcaccTCTAGggggagggcggcacggtggcgcagcaggtagtgtcacacagcttcagggacctggaagttgtgggttcgattcccgctccaggtgtctgtctgtgaggagttggtgtgttctccccgtgtccgcatgggggtgctccggtttcctcccacagtccaaaaacacacgttggtaggtggattggcaactcaaaaatgtctgtctgtgttgccctgtggactggcgccccctccagggtgtattcccaccttgcacccaatgatttcaggtaggctctggacacccccccccacaaccctgaattggataagcgcttacagataatgagtgaaccTCTAGGGGGAgcacaggagcaaaaacacGAAATCTTACCAAGTTTTGCTTTATTAACGTGCCTTGTGGTCAGGTCTTCCTCAGTGGCGCCCCTTCAGGTTCAGCTCTGCTATAGGTGCAGATGACATAGCTTCTGTATGAAGAAATTTCCATTTCTTGTTGTATTCCACCACATAGTATTGGATGTCACTGCATGTCTGTTTCTGACGTAATGGAAACA from Hoplias malabaricus isolate fHopMal1 chromosome 8, fHopMal1.hap1, whole genome shotgun sequence includes:
- the tmem50a gene encoding transmembrane protein 50A, with amino-acid sequence MAKCACAVSNHCRALFADAKNTVGKMSGLLDGIRCGDCECNVDWGEKRNTIASIAAGVLFFTGWWIIIDAAIMYPREDQFHHAYHTCGVIATIAFLMINAVSNGQVRGDSYSEGCMGQTGARVWLFIGFMLAFGSLIASMWILFGGFVVPVKESVYPGIAVFFQNAFIFFGGLVFKFGRTEDLWQ